From Caballeronia insecticola, a single genomic window includes:
- a CDS encoding MFS transporter encodes MSDSTTASSACEPNPTLALHRSLPHATRARARYATMAVFFIAGMMYASWGVHVPTVRDKFALSPGMLSFALLAVAGGSIFAMLTTGSWIARAGTRTACMAGGITMMICGALILVTPHFWMLLVVLAVFGFGMATLDVAMNAEASAVEQALGKPIMSSLHGMFSIGGMAGAAAGGALLAHGLAPAAHLALASGVSLVVLLVSMPAVLPHVPHHDEHAKASSSNRWRSGALWALGGLALVALIAEGAMYDWATVYMRDIVEASPSVSSAAYAAFSGGMAAGRFGGDAVRARFGAPQLIFGSAGLAFIGMVMALVVPNTIVTMTGFTLMGLGLANMMPVLFAAAARVEGVTAAEGLAQVAGLAYFGLLLGPVLIGGVAQISNLPIGLCVVAACCAAITLIGPKILKRLKI; translated from the coding sequence GTGTCCGACTCCACTACCGCCTCCTCCGCCTGCGAGCCCAATCCGACGCTCGCACTGCATCGCAGCCTTCCGCACGCTACCCGCGCCCGTGCGCGTTACGCGACGATGGCCGTCTTTTTCATCGCGGGCATGATGTACGCCTCGTGGGGCGTGCACGTGCCGACCGTGCGCGACAAGTTCGCGCTGAGCCCGGGCATGCTGTCGTTCGCGCTGCTCGCGGTCGCGGGCGGCTCGATCTTCGCCATGCTCACCACCGGATCGTGGATCGCGCGCGCCGGCACGCGCACCGCGTGCATGGCGGGCGGCATCACCATGATGATCTGCGGTGCGCTGATTCTCGTGACGCCTCATTTCTGGATGCTGCTTGTCGTGCTCGCGGTGTTCGGCTTCGGCATGGCCACACTCGACGTTGCGATGAACGCCGAGGCGAGCGCCGTCGAGCAGGCACTGGGCAAGCCGATCATGTCGTCGCTGCATGGCATGTTCAGCATCGGCGGCATGGCCGGTGCGGCGGCGGGCGGCGCGCTGCTCGCGCACGGACTCGCGCCGGCGGCGCATCTCGCGCTCGCCTCGGGCGTGAGTCTCGTGGTCCTGCTCGTGTCGATGCCCGCCGTGCTGCCGCACGTGCCGCATCACGATGAACACGCGAAGGCGTCGTCGTCGAATCGCTGGCGTTCGGGCGCGCTGTGGGCGCTCGGCGGACTGGCGCTCGTCGCGCTGATCGCCGAGGGCGCGATGTACGACTGGGCCACGGTGTATATGCGCGATATCGTCGAGGCGTCGCCTTCGGTGTCGAGCGCCGCCTACGCCGCGTTCTCCGGCGGCATGGCGGCCGGGCGCTTCGGCGGCGACGCGGTGCGCGCGCGTTTCGGCGCGCCGCAGCTGATTTTCGGCAGCGCGGGACTCGCGTTCATCGGCATGGTGATGGCGCTCGTCGTGCCCAACACCATCGTCACGATGACCGGCTTCACGTTGATGGGCCTCGGTCTCGCGAACATGATGCCGGTGCTGTTCGCGGCGGCGGCGCGCGTCGAAGGCGTGACGGCGGCTGAAGGTCTCGCGCAGGTCGCGGGCCTCGCGTACTTCGGTTTGCTGCTCGGGCCGGTGCTGATCGGCGGCGTCGCGCAGATCAGCAATCTGCCGATCGGCCTGTGCGTCGTCGCGGCGTGCTGCGCGGCGATCACGCTCATCGGGCCGAAAATTCTCAAGCGCCTCAAGATTTAG
- a CDS encoding branched-chain amino acid ABC transporter substrate-binding protein, with translation MNTKLHKLLPISAAAVLFATLATSAAADQVVKIGHVAPLTGGIAHLGKDNENGARLAVEEINAKGLTIGGEKITLQLDPQDDAADPRTATQVAQKLVDDKVVAVVGHLNSGTSIPASKIYSDAGIVQISPSATNPAYTQQGFKTTYRVVATDAQQGPALANYAAKNLKVKTVAVVDDSTAYGQGLANEFEKTAKSLGLKVISHDATNDKAVDFRAILTKIKGENPDAVMYGGMDATGGPFAKQAKQLGLRAKVLAGDGVCTEKLSDLAGDATDNIVCSEAGMALEKMEGGTAFAAKFQKRFGQPIQIYAPFTYDAVYIIVDAMKRANSVDPAKILAAMPNTDYKGVIGQTSFDSKGDLKHGVISLYDYKKGKKTLLDVVKM, from the coding sequence ATGAACACCAAGCTTCACAAACTGTTGCCGATCAGCGCCGCAGCCGTGCTGTTCGCTACGTTGGCAACGTCCGCAGCAGCCGACCAGGTCGTCAAGATCGGTCACGTCGCTCCGCTGACCGGCGGGATTGCTCACCTGGGCAAGGACAATGAGAACGGCGCGCGGCTCGCAGTCGAAGAGATCAATGCAAAGGGCCTCACGATCGGCGGCGAAAAGATCACGCTGCAACTGGACCCGCAAGACGACGCCGCTGACCCGCGTACCGCCACGCAAGTCGCGCAGAAACTCGTCGATGACAAGGTTGTCGCCGTCGTCGGTCACTTGAACTCCGGCACGTCGATCCCGGCATCGAAGATTTATAGCGATGCAGGCATCGTGCAGATTTCGCCGTCGGCAACGAACCCGGCCTACACGCAGCAAGGCTTCAAGACGACGTACCGCGTCGTCGCGACCGATGCGCAGCAAGGCCCGGCGCTCGCCAACTACGCAGCGAAGAACCTGAAGGTGAAGACGGTTGCCGTCGTCGACGACTCGACCGCTTACGGCCAGGGCCTCGCGAACGAGTTCGAGAAGACCGCCAAGTCGCTCGGCCTGAAGGTGATCTCGCATGACGCGACGAACGACAAGGCTGTCGACTTCCGCGCCATTCTGACGAAGATCAAGGGCGAAAACCCCGACGCCGTGATGTACGGCGGCATGGACGCCACCGGCGGCCCGTTCGCGAAGCAAGCGAAGCAGCTCGGCCTGCGCGCGAAGGTCCTCGCGGGCGACGGCGTCTGCACGGAGAAGCTGTCCGACCTGGCCGGCGACGCGACCGACAACATCGTGTGCTCGGAAGCAGGCATGGCGCTCGAGAAGATGGAAGGCGGCACGGCTTTCGCGGCCAAGTTCCAGAAGCGCTTCGGCCAGCCGATCCAGATCTACGCGCCGTTCACGTATGACGCGGTGTATATCATTGTCGACGCGATGAAGCGCGCGAACTCGGTCGATCCGGCCAAGATTCTCGCCGCGATGCCGAACACGGACTACAAGGGCGTGATCGGCCAGACCTCCTTCGATTCGAAGGGCGATCTGAAGCACGGCGTGATCTCGCTGTACGACTACAAGAAGGGCAAGAAGACGCTGCTGGACGTCGTGAAGATGTAA
- a CDS encoding MFS transporter gives MTASPAPQRPNAAGDAEHAAADATYLERGSRAYWRAALALLFAGYATFSLLYCVQPLLPEFTKAFGVSPAVSALSVSVSTAALAIAIFIAGFVSESWSRHRLMTLSLLASSVLTVVAAMLPDWHALLVVRALEGFALGGVPAVAMAYLAEEVHPEGLGLAMGLYVGGTAIGGMAGRVISGILADLFGWRIAIGGIGLLGLLATLAFRALLPPSRRFKPRRGVGFAHHRRSLAGHLRHGGLPFLFLIGFVLMGSFVTLYNYVGYRLLGAPFQLNQTQIGAIFTVYLTGVIASPWSGKMADAFGRGRVLIASLLLMMLGIALTLSYSLPVIIAGIACLTFGFFAGHSVASGWVGRLAAQAKGQAAALYLLAYYLGSSLIGSYGGHFWTAFGWPGVAGLIGTLLVVGLAGAAWLNRRERAAIT, from the coding sequence GTGACAGCATCACCCGCGCCGCAGCGCCCGAACGCCGCAGGCGACGCCGAGCACGCCGCCGCCGACGCGACGTATCTCGAACGCGGTTCACGTGCGTACTGGCGCGCGGCGCTCGCGCTGCTGTTCGCCGGCTATGCGACGTTCTCGCTACTGTATTGCGTGCAGCCGCTGCTTCCCGAGTTCACGAAGGCGTTCGGCGTGAGTCCGGCCGTCAGCGCGCTGTCCGTGTCGGTGAGCACGGCGGCGCTGGCGATTGCGATCTTCATCGCCGGATTCGTATCGGAAAGCTGGAGCCGTCACCGGTTGATGACGCTTTCGCTGCTGGCGTCGTCGGTGTTGACGGTCGTTGCGGCGATGCTGCCCGACTGGCACGCGCTGCTCGTCGTGCGCGCGCTCGAAGGCTTCGCGCTCGGCGGCGTGCCCGCGGTCGCGATGGCGTATCTCGCGGAGGAAGTGCATCCCGAAGGCCTCGGGCTCGCGATGGGTTTGTATGTCGGCGGCACGGCCATCGGCGGAATGGCGGGGCGCGTGATCAGCGGCATTCTCGCGGATCTGTTCGGCTGGCGTATCGCCATCGGCGGGATCGGGCTGCTCGGCCTGCTCGCGACGCTCGCGTTTCGCGCGCTGCTGCCGCCGTCGCGGCGCTTCAAGCCACGGCGCGGTGTGGGCTTTGCGCATCATCGGCGCTCGCTTGCCGGGCATTTGCGGCATGGCGGCCTGCCGTTTCTGTTTCTGATCGGCTTCGTGCTGATGGGCAGCTTCGTCACGCTCTACAACTATGTCGGCTACCGGCTGCTCGGCGCGCCGTTTCAGCTGAACCAGACGCAGATCGGCGCGATCTTCACCGTCTATCTGACCGGCGTGATCGCGTCGCCGTGGTCCGGCAAAATGGCCGATGCCTTCGGACGCGGCCGCGTGCTGATCGCAAGCCTCCTGCTGATGATGCTCGGCATCGCGCTCACGTTGTCGTATTCGCTGCCGGTGATCATCGCGGGCATCGCGTGCCTGACCTTCGGATTCTTTGCCGGGCACTCGGTCGCCAGCGGCTGGGTCGGGCGGCTCGCGGCGCAGGCCAAAGGGCAGGCCGCGGCGCTTTATCTGCTCGCGTATTACCTCGGCTCCAGTCTGATCGGATCGTATGGCGGCCATTTCTGGACCGCGTTCGGCTGGCCGGGCGTCGCCGGTTTGATCGGCACGTTGCTCGTGGTCGGCCTGGCGGGCGCGGCGTGGCTGAACCGGCGCGAGCGAGCCGCTATCACCTGA
- a CDS encoding PepSY-associated TM helix domain-containing protein, whose translation MNAPDTLNPQPPATSGSHYRPHGRLIDDAEQFVRKNRSRRSTFLKWLRKVHGWIGLWGALLGLLFGVTGFLLNHRAPPLRISTGEPQVTQMQMPLPAEGFKTPRDMGAWLKKELKIEGNLGRAKREPAHPVGWGDKSTMQPEQWSVMVAAPGGSVMAEYWVGNNFVSVKRTENTFLAMMTNLHKGVGLSVGWVLLIDTFAGSIILLSLTGVLLWTELNKRRTTGVVIVAASLVAAVVCGLI comes from the coding sequence GTGAACGCGCCTGACACCCTCAATCCGCAGCCGCCCGCGACGAGCGGCTCGCACTACCGCCCGCACGGCCGCCTGATCGACGACGCCGAGCAATTCGTGCGCAAGAACCGCTCGCGGCGCTCGACGTTCCTCAAGTGGCTGCGCAAGGTGCACGGCTGGATCGGCTTGTGGGGCGCGCTGCTCGGCCTGCTGTTCGGCGTGACGGGATTTCTGCTGAACCACCGCGCGCCGCCGCTGCGGATTTCCACCGGTGAGCCGCAGGTAACGCAGATGCAGATGCCGCTGCCCGCCGAGGGCTTCAAGACGCCGCGCGACATGGGCGCGTGGCTCAAGAAGGAATTGAAGATCGAAGGCAATCTCGGGCGTGCGAAGCGCGAGCCGGCGCATCCGGTCGGCTGGGGCGACAAGAGCACGATGCAGCCGGAGCAATGGTCGGTGATGGTCGCCGCGCCGGGCGGCAGCGTGATGGCGGAGTATTGGGTGGGCAACAACTTCGTCTCGGTGAAACGCACCGAGAACACCTTCCTCGCGATGATGACCAACCTGCACAAAGGTGTGGGCCTGAGCGTGGGCTGGGTGCTGCTCATCGATACGTTCGCGGGCAGCATCATCCTGCTCTCGCTGACGGGCGTGCTGCTGTGGACCGAGCTCAATAAGCGCCGCACGACGGGCGTGGTGATCGTAGCGGCGTCGCTGGTTGCGGCGGTGGTTTGTGGGTTGATTTGA
- a CDS encoding serine/threonine protein kinase yields the protein MNPNHPDSPAAPSDDAPPFAGLTPECVLDALDSVLMPTGARTDGRLLPLNSYENRVYQVGVEDGPPVVAKFYRPKRWSNAAILEEHAFVASLVEREIPAVPARTLDGATLHEFDGFRFSIFERRGGRAPDLDRRDTLEWLGRFIGRIHAVGAIDSYRERPTLDIATFGYEPRDYLLTHGFIPADVRAAWESVVAMALEGVAHCFDRAGDVRHLRLHGDCHPSNVLWTDAGPHFVDFDDSRMAPAIQDLWLLLPAGRADASNALADLLAGYEDFCEFDPRELHLVEALRTLRLIHYSAWLARRWNDPAFPAAFPWFNSQRYWEDRILELREQIGAMQEGPLWPV from the coding sequence ATGAACCCCAACCATCCCGATTCGCCAGCCGCGCCCTCCGACGACGCACCGCCCTTCGCCGGCCTCACTCCCGAGTGCGTTCTCGATGCGCTCGACAGCGTCCTGATGCCCACGGGCGCGCGCACGGATGGCCGCCTGCTGCCGCTCAACAGTTACGAAAACCGCGTGTATCAGGTGGGCGTCGAAGACGGCCCGCCGGTCGTCGCGAAGTTTTATCGGCCGAAGCGCTGGTCGAACGCCGCGATTCTCGAAGAACACGCGTTCGTCGCGAGCCTCGTCGAACGGGAGATTCCGGCCGTTCCCGCGCGCACGCTCGACGGCGCGACGCTCCACGAATTCGACGGCTTCCGCTTTTCCATCTTCGAGCGGCGCGGCGGACGCGCGCCCGATCTCGATCGCCGCGACACGCTCGAATGGCTCGGGCGCTTCATCGGGCGGATTCACGCGGTGGGCGCGATCGACTCGTATCGCGAACGGCCGACGCTCGACATCGCCACATTCGGCTACGAGCCGCGCGATTATCTGCTGACGCACGGCTTCATTCCCGCCGATGTGCGCGCGGCCTGGGAAAGCGTCGTCGCGATGGCGCTGGAGGGCGTCGCGCATTGTTTCGACCGTGCGGGCGACGTGCGCCATCTGCGCCTGCACGGCGACTGTCATCCAAGTAACGTGCTGTGGACGGACGCAGGCCCGCATTTCGTCGATTTCGACGACAGCCGCATGGCGCCCGCGATCCAGGATCTGTGGCTGCTGCTGCCGGCCGGACGCGCGGATGCGTCGAACGCTCTGGCCGATCTGCTCGCCGGATACGAAGACTTCTGCGAATTCGATCCGCGCGAACTGCATCTCGTCGAGGCGCTGCGCACATTGCGGCTGATCCATTATTCGGCGTGGCTCGCGCGCCGCTGGAACGATCCGGCGTTCCCAGCCGCCTTTCCGTGGTTCAACTCGCAACGCTATTGGGAAGACCGCATCCTCGAACTGCGCGAGCAGATCGGCGCGATGCAGGAAGGCCCGCTCTGGCCCGTTTGA
- a CDS encoding HugZ family pyridoxamine 5'-phosphate oxidase has product MNIPPQAPLHLLHRVAEGTLATHSREPSGFPYPTALPFALTANHMPMLLVSHLAEHTRNLQADPRAGFLVAHPAEGGVLEGQRLTMLGHFAPASAQDSVPLARRYLRYHPEAGRYLELGDFSFWVMSLTRMRYIGGFGAMGWLAGPDLESLEPLSYDEELLLCEYSEKYPGRPANLKLLGIDRYGVDLLHEGRRNRFTFDKPKLSTEELRAALIDCFERQR; this is encoded by the coding sequence ATGAATATCCCGCCGCAAGCACCGCTACATCTTTTGCACCGTGTGGCGGAAGGCACGCTCGCCACGCATTCGCGCGAGCCGAGCGGATTTCCTTATCCGACGGCGCTTCCATTTGCGCTGACCGCGAATCACATGCCGATGTTGCTCGTCAGCCATCTTGCCGAACACACGCGCAATCTGCAGGCCGACCCGCGCGCGGGCTTTCTGGTTGCGCATCCGGCGGAGGGCGGCGTGTTGGAGGGACAGCGTCTGACCATGCTCGGACATTTCGCGCCTGCGTCGGCGCAGGACAGCGTGCCTTTGGCGCGGCGTTATCTGCGTTATCACCCGGAAGCCGGACGATATCTCGAATTGGGCGATTTCTCTTTCTGGGTGATGTCGCTCACGCGCATGCGTTATATCGGCGGATTCGGTGCGATGGGCTGGCTCGCGGGCCCGGATCTCGAATCGCTGGAGCCGCTCTCGTACGACGAAGAGCTTTTGCTATGCGAATATTCTGAAAAATATCCCGGGCGCCCCGCGAATCTCAAATTATTGGGGATAGACCGATATGGCGTCGATTTGCTGCATGAAGGCAGGCGCAATCGTTTCACATTCGATAAGCCCAAACTGTCGACGGAAGAATTGAGGGCTGCGCTTATCGATTGCTTTGAAAGACAGCGTTGA
- the dinD gene encoding DNA damage-inducible protein D: MSETRTIASNHHQTFESIKQTNASDGEFWFARDLAPLLEYRDWRNFLQVIDKAKVACARSDHRVADHFGEVTKMVQLGSGAKRPVPDLTLSRYACYLIVQNGDPSKLVIANGQTYFALQTRRQELGDAKAFSGMSEDQRRLMLRGELAHHNKILGAAARTAGVESTLDYAIFQDHGYKGLYGGLGAKDIHARKSLKKSQKILDHMGSTELAANLFRATQTEEKLRRDEVSGKQRANQTHFDVGTKVRETIRELGGTMPEALPTPETSIRQIERAHNKSTD, encoded by the coding sequence ATGTCCGAGACCAGAACCATTGCTTCGAATCATCACCAAACGTTTGAAAGCATCAAGCAGACAAACGCGTCCGATGGCGAATTCTGGTTCGCGCGCGACCTTGCGCCATTGCTGGAATATCGGGACTGGCGAAACTTTCTGCAGGTGATCGACAAGGCGAAGGTAGCGTGCGCGCGCTCGGACCATCGAGTTGCCGACCATTTCGGTGAGGTCACCAAAATGGTCCAACTCGGCTCCGGCGCGAAGCGGCCTGTGCCTGATCTCACCTTGTCGCGATACGCATGCTATTTGATTGTTCAGAACGGCGATCCGTCGAAGCTCGTGATCGCAAATGGTCAGACGTACTTCGCGCTCCAAACTCGTCGTCAGGAACTTGGCGACGCGAAGGCGTTTTCAGGCATGTCGGAAGATCAGCGCCGCCTGATGCTTCGTGGCGAGCTCGCCCATCACAACAAGATACTGGGCGCGGCGGCGCGCACTGCCGGAGTGGAAAGCACACTGGACTACGCGATATTCCAGGACCACGGATACAAAGGGCTGTACGGCGGCCTGGGAGCCAAAGACATTCACGCCAGGAAATCGCTCAAGAAAAGCCAGAAAATCCTGGACCACATGGGCAGTACGGAGCTTGCCGCCAATCTGTTCCGCGCAACCCAGACAGAAGAGAAATTGCGACGCGATGAAGTAAGCGGAAAGCAGAGGGCGAACCAGACTCACTTCGACGTGGGAACGAAAGTGCGCGAAACCATTCGAGAGCTCGGCGGGACCATGCCAGAAGCTTTGCCGACGCCGGAAACGAGCATCCGGCAGATCGAGCGCGCCCATAACAAGTCGACCGATTGA
- a CDS encoding dienelactone hydrolase family protein, which yields MTVSVTSRWIDIPTADGSFQGYLALPKTGTGPAVIILQEIFGVNGHIRSVADQYAADGYVALAPDVFWRTQPRVELGYEGADREKAMELLQKTQLDSAVADVGAAAMALRALPEVTGKVAAIGYCFGGRLAYLAAAQGSVDLGVAYYGGGIQNALDKADQIKVPMQFHYGELDAHIPADAVDAVRQKFAGRKDAELYVYPQADHGFNCGDRASYSAKASGLAHGRTLTFLGEHL from the coding sequence GTGACCGTATCCGTGACTTCCCGCTGGATCGACATTCCCACCGCTGACGGCAGTTTCCAGGGCTATCTCGCGCTGCCGAAGACGGGCACCGGTCCCGCCGTGATCATCCTGCAGGAGATCTTCGGCGTGAACGGCCATATCCGCAGCGTCGCGGACCAGTACGCCGCCGACGGCTATGTCGCGCTCGCGCCCGATGTCTTCTGGCGCACGCAGCCGCGCGTCGAGTTGGGCTACGAAGGCGCGGACCGCGAAAAGGCGATGGAACTGCTGCAGAAGACCCAACTCGATTCGGCGGTCGCCGATGTCGGCGCGGCGGCGATGGCATTGCGCGCGTTGCCCGAAGTGACGGGCAAGGTTGCGGCGATCGGCTATTGCTTCGGCGGCCGGCTCGCGTATCTCGCGGCGGCGCAAGGTTCAGTGGATCTGGGCGTGGCGTACTACGGCGGCGGCATTCAGAACGCGCTCGACAAAGCCGATCAGATCAAGGTGCCGATGCAGTTCCACTACGGCGAACTCGACGCGCACATTCCGGCCGACGCCGTGGACGCTGTCCGTCAAAAGTTCGCCGGCCGCAAGGACGCCGAACTGTACGTGTATCCGCAGGCCGATCACGGCTTCAATTGCGGCGATCGCGCATCGTATAGCGCGAAGGCGTCAGGCCTCGCGCACGGGCGCACGCTGACCTTCCTGGGCGAGCATCTGTAA